One region of Etheostoma cragini isolate CJK2018 chromosome 16, CSU_Ecrag_1.0, whole genome shotgun sequence genomic DNA includes:
- the sec31a gene encoding protein transport protein Sec31A isoform X1, translating to MKLKEINRTAIQSWSPAQHHPIYLATGTSAQQLDASFSTNASLEFFELDLTEPSLDMKSCGSLSSSHRYHKLVWAPYGMDDQSHPSGVLIAGGENGNVILYDSAKIMAGETDVIIAESDKHTGPVRALDVNPFQTNLVASGGNESEIYIWDMNNFGSPMTPGPKTQPVEDVSCVSWNRQVQHILASACPSGRASVWDLRKNDLIIKVSDHSNRMHCSGLAWNPEVATQLVLSSEDDRMPVIQMWDLRFATSPFKILENHTRGVLAIAWSLADPELLLSCGKDNRILCWNPNTAEVLYELPTSNQWCFDIQWCPRNPAVLSAASFDGHINIYSIMGGTNQAQSQRHADQISNSFGNMDPFGTGQTLPPLQLPQTPAPPATVNPLKKPPKWIRRPVGASFAFGGKLVSLENPKPNPQQPQQPASHVVHVSQVITETAFLKRSDQLQATLSAGSFVGFCQGKIDAAGNEFEKTLWSFLKANFESDIRSKYLELLGYNKEELALKISAALEEKPAVPPQVEVPAPVCLQPLPDISLMPPTDTPEAAFDMIAAAVVPPVDNPEAAFDMIAATNLQPAMATMEIDSILEPKEPAADPEDAPTSDPEENVDQVLPEEEAVEEEIPLEDEEEEMAAPVEEERSPPETSAPAPSPAQAPCQTPAPAPPDGVSLSISQDVDGLITQALLTGDFEGAVELCLHDNRMADSIILAIAGGVELLQKTQKKYFTKTHSKITKLISAVVMKDWHDILKTCDLQNWKEALAAVMTYAQPEEFSALCDLLGGRLEAAEDAQLRAQACLCYICAGNVEKLVSCWTRAQDGHCPLSLQDLVEKVVVLRRAVEQTQRSGPTAIGILLAEKMSQYANLLASQGSLSTAITYLPDNTNQVSVQQLRDRLSRALGQQAAPASAAPVPIQRAQPQPPAPTQTQHASARPQHTFTPIQPAMVPQPTAAAPVPMPKPAASAPAQPQYYQPVRAASTVTSWSNQTPTALPNVPPPPLQVGRASEQQVEPPGPVYGMQPSCTAAPPPPSSTPGYMYSQQYQPYPQVSQYPPGAGGASTYYPPQYSSADAPPAEPPGFLSQYTQPASPVYPGQPPIHQCLPSSSSSHPPFFPTAASSFSAPPSSGASFQHGGPGSPVSLPPPSGVSGPQNGWNDPPALNRPSKKKPAPMNYAPPAPIMAPLGADPQAQQGLSGPPQAMGPHGAQVPYSGMQQQLSPPTMNPTMPKTSMEGAPGAPTGDVIQTLQSIPAEKIMKKPIPDEHLVLKTTFEGLIQKCLAVATDPQTKRKLDDANKRLEALYDKLREQTLSPAIVGGLHNMARSVEARSYTEGLSIHTHIVSNSNFSETSAFMPVLKVVLTQANKLGV from the exons ATGAAACTTAAAGAGATCAACCGCACAGCCATCCAGAGCTGGAGCCCTGCACAGCACCACCCCATCTACCTAGCAACAG GAACATCAGCCCAGCAGCTGGATGCCTCCTTCAGCACCAATGCCTCCTTGGAATTTTTCGAGCTGGACTTGACTGAGCCATCTCTGGACATGAAGTCGTGTGGCagcctctcctcctctcacag ATACCACAAACTGGTGTGGGCTCCCTATGGAATGGACGACCAAAGTCACCCCTCTGGGGTCCTCATTGCAGGCGGCGAGAACGGCAACGTCATCCTGTACGACTCTGCAAAAATCATGGCTGGAGAGACCGACGTGATCATTGCTGAGAGTGACAAGCACACAGGGCCAGTGAGAGCTCTCGACGTCAACCCCTTCCAG ACAAACCTGGTTGCATCAGGTGGGAACGAGTCTGAAATCTACATCTGGGACATGAACAACTTTGGCTCTCCAATGACACCAGGCCCTAAAACTCAG cCTGTTGAAGACGTCAGCTGTGTGTCGTGGAACAGACAGGTCCAACACATCCTGGCCTCTGCCTGTCCGAGTGGCCGAGCCTCAGTGTGGGACCTCCGCAAGAATGACCTCATCATTAAAGTCAGCGACCACAGCAACAGA ATGCATTGCTCCGGTCTGGCTTGGAACCCAGAGGTGGCCACTCAGCTGGTCTTGTCGTCGGAGGACGATCGGATGCCAGTCATCCAGATGTGGGACTTACGTTTTGCTACTTCTCCTTTCAAGATTCTAGAGAACCACACACG GGGCGTCCTGGCCATTGCCTGGAGCTTGGCTGATCCGGAGCTGCTCCTGAGCTGCGGGAAGGACAACAGGATTCTGTGCTGGAATCCAAACACAGCAGAG GTGCTGTATGAGTTGCCCACCAGCAATCAGTGGTGCTTTGACATCCAGTGGTGTCCCAGGAACCCCGCGGTGCTGTCGGCTGCAAGCTTCGACGGACACATTAACATCTACTCCATTATGGGAGGCACCAACCAGGCGCAGAGCCAGAGACACGCTGACCAG ATTAGCAACTCGTTTGGGAACATGGATCCTTTTGGGACAGGACAAACTTTGCCCCCGCTGCAGCTGCCCCAGACTCCTGCCCCGCCAGCTACAGTCAACCCCCTGAAGAAGCCACCCAAGTGGATCCGCAGACCTGTAGGAGCCTCGTTTGCT TTTGGTGGGAAGCTGGTGTCTTTGGAGAACCCAAAGCCGAACCCACAGCAGCCTCAGCAGCCCGCTTCACATGTCGTGCACGTCAGCCAGGTCATCACAGAAACAGCCTTTCTGAAGCGCTCCGATCAGCTGCAGGCCACTCTGAGTGCAGGCAGCTTTGTGGGTTTCTGCCAGGGAAAGATCGATGCAGCTGGAAATGAGTTTGAAAAAACTCTTTGGTCTTTCCTCAAG gcCAATTTTGAAAGTGATATCCGAAGCAAGTACCTGGAACTTCTGGGGTACAACAAAGAGGAGCTAGCCTTAAAG ATATCCGCAGCACTAGAAGAAAAGCCTGCTGTCCCTCCGCAG GTGGAGGTTCCTGCTCCAGTCTGCCTGCAGCCTTTACCCGACATCAGCCTCATGCCGCCTACTGACACACCCGAGGCAGCGTTCGACATGATCGCTGCAGCAGTGGTGCCGCCTGTGGACAATCCTGAGGCAGCGTTCGACATGATTGCAGCGACAAACCTTCAGCCTGCTATGGCCACGATGGAAATAGACTCCATTCTCGAGCCTAAAGAGCCAGCAGCAGATCCAGAGGACGCTCCTACCAGCGATCCGGAAGAAAATGTGGACCAGGTTCTTCCAGAGGAGGAAGCAGTGGAAGAGGAGATCCCCttggaggatgaggagg AGGAGATGGCAGCACCAGTGGAGGAGGAGCGGAGTCCTCCTGAGACCTCAGCTCCAGCTCCCTCCCCAGCTCAAGCTCCATGTCAAACTCCAGCCCCAGCCCCTCCAGATGGAGTCAGTCTCAGCATCAGTCAAG ATGTAGACGGGCTGATAACGCAGGCCCTGCTGACCGGAGACTTTGAGGGAGCTGTGGAGCTCTGTCTCCATGACAACCGGATGGCAGACAGCATCATCCTGGCCATCGCCGGGGGGGTCGAGCTCCTACAGAAAACCCAGAAgaagtattttacaaaaacgcACAGCAAGATAACAAAG CTGATCAGTGCAGTGGTGATGAAAGACTGGCATGACATCCTGAAGACATGTGACCTGCAGAACTGGAAGGAGGCGCTGGCCGCGGTTATGACCTACGCTCAGCCCGAGGAGTTCTCTGCCCTCTGTG ACCTTCTCGGGGGCAGACTTGAGGCAGCAGAGGACGCCCAACTCCGAGCCCAGGCCTGTCTGTGTTACATCTGTGCTGGAAACGTGGAGAAACTTGTGTCTTGCTGGACCAGAGCACAAGATGGCCACTGTCCACTCTCTCTCCAG GACCTGGTGGAGAAGGTGGTGGTGCTGCGGCGTGCAGTGGAGCAAACCCAGCGCTCTGGGCCCACTGCTATTGGCATCCTGCTGGCCGAGAAGATGAGCCAATATGCCAACCTGCTGGCCTCCCAGGGCAGCCTGTCCACCGCCATCACCTACCTGCCTGACAACACCAACCAG GTTTCCGTACAGCAGCTCCGTGACCGACTCAGTCGGGCTCTGGGGCAGCAAGCGGCGCCCGCTTCTGCAGCTCCGGTACCAATCCAAAGAGCTCAGCCTCAGCCACCTGCCCCGACTCAGACGCAGCACGCCTCAGCCCGGCCCCAGCATACGTTCACTCCGATCCAGCCCGCCATGGTGCCTCAGCCCACTGCAGCAGCTCCGGTGCCCATGCCGAAGCCGGCCGCCTCGGCCCCTGCACAGCCACAGTATTACCAGCCT GTGAGGGCTGCCTCCACTGTCACCTCCTGGAGTAACCAAACTCCCACAGCCCTCCCCAatgtccctcctcctcctcttcaagTAGGCAGAGCCTCAGAGCAGCAG gtgGAGCCTCCAGGCCCCGTGTATGGGATGCAACCGTCCTGCACAGCTGCTCCACCTCCACCCTCCTCCACTCCTGGGTACATGTACTCCCAACAGTACCAGC CCTACCCCCAGGTCAGCCAGTATCCACCTGGAGCTGGGGGGGCGTCTACCTATTATCCTCCTCAGTACTCCTCCGCTGATGCTCCTCCTGCAGAGCCCCCCGGTTTTCTTTCTCAGTACACACAACCAGCATCTCCGGTCTATCCCGGGCAACCTCCCATCCACCAATGCCtgccctcctcttcttcctctcatcCTCCTTTCTTTCCCACCGCCGCCTCCTCCTTTTCTGCTCCTCCCTCCTCCGGAGCGTCTTTCCAGCATGGCGGGCCGGGATCTCCTGTGTCTCTTCCTCCACCGAGTGGAGTCTCAG gGCCTCAGAATGGCTGGAATGATCCTCCAGCACTGAACAGACCATCAAAGAAGAAG CCGGCTCCAATGAACTACGCCCCTCCTGCTCCCATCATGGCTCCGCTGGGCGCTGACCCCCAGGCCCAGCAAGGGCTCTCTGGGCCCCCTCAGGCCATGGGCCCACATGGAGCCCAGGTCCCCTACTCAGgcatgcagcagcagctctccCCGCCAACCATGAACCCCACAATGCCCAAGACCAGCATGGAGGGGGCACCAGGAGCGCCCACCGGAGATGTTATACAG ACTCTGCAGTCCATCCCTGCTGAGAAGATCATGAAGAAGCCCATCCCCGATGAGCACCTGGTTCTGAAGACCACATTTGAGGGACTCATCCAGAAGTGCTTGGCTGTAGCTACCGACCCT CAAACCAAGAGAAAGCTTGATGATGCCAACAAACGTCTGGAAGCACTCTACGACAAACTTAGAGAGCAGACA CTCTCTCCCGCCATTGTTGGAGGACTTCATAACATGGCCAGGAGTGTCGAGGCGCGGTCCTACACAGAGGGCCTCAGCATCCACACCCACATAGTCAGTAACAGCAACTTCAGCGAGACGTCGGCGTTCATGCCCGTGCTCAAGGTGGTGCTGACGCAAGCCAACAAACTCGGCGTGTGA
- the sec31a gene encoding protein transport protein Sec31A isoform X2, whose amino-acid sequence MKLKEINRTAIQSWSPAQHHPIYLATGTSAQQLDASFSTNASLEFFELDLTEPSLDMKSCGSLSSSHRYHKLVWAPYGMDDQSHPSGVLIAGGENGNVILYDSAKIMAGETDVIIAESDKHTGPVRALDVNPFQTNLVASGGNESEIYIWDMNNFGSPMTPGPKTQPVEDVSCVSWNRQVQHILASACPSGRASVWDLRKNDLIIKVSDHSNRMHCSGLAWNPEVATQLVLSSEDDRMPVIQMWDLRFATSPFKILENHTRGVLAIAWSLADPELLLSCGKDNRILCWNPNTAEVLYELPTSNQWCFDIQWCPRNPAVLSAASFDGHINIYSIMGGTNQAQSQRHADQISNSFGNMDPFGTGQTLPPLQLPQTPAPPATVNPLKKPPKWIRRPVGASFAFGGKLVSLENPKPNPQQPQQPASHVVHVSQVITETAFLKRSDQLQATLSAGSFVGFCQGKIDAAGNEFEKTLWSFLKANFESDIRSKYLELLGYNKEELALKISAALEEKPAVPPQVEVPAPVCLQPLPDISLMPPTDTPEAAFDMIAAAVVPPVDNPEAAFDMIAATNLQPAMATMEIDSILEPKEPAADPEDAPTSDPEENVDQVLPEEEAVEEEIPLEDEEEEMAAPVEEERSPPETSAPAPSPAQAPCQTPAPAPPDGVSLSISQDVDGLITQALLTGDFEGAVELCLHDNRMADSIILAIAGGVELLQKTQKKYFTKTHSKITKLISAVVMKDWHDILKTCDLQNWKEALAAVMTYAQPEEFSALCDLLGGRLEAAEDAQLRAQACLCYICAGNVEKLVSCWTRAQDGHCPLSLQDLVEKVVVLRRAVEQTQRSGPTAIGILLAEKMSQYANLLASQGSLSTAITYLPDNTNQVSVQQLRDRLSRALGQQAAPASAAPVPIQRAQPQPPAPTQTQHASARPQHTFTPIQPAMVPQPTAAAPVPMPKPAASAPAQPQYYQPVEPPGPVYGMQPSCTAAPPPPSSTPGYMYSQQYQPYPQVSQYPPGAGGASTYYPPQYSSADAPPAEPPGFLSQYTQPASPVYPGQPPIHQCLPSSSSSHPPFFPTAASSFSAPPSSGASFQHGGPGSPVSLPPPSGVSGPQNGWNDPPALNRPSKKKPAPMNYAPPAPIMAPLGADPQAQQGLSGPPQAMGPHGAQVPYSGMQQQLSPPTMNPTMPKTSMEGAPGAPTGDVIQTLQSIPAEKIMKKPIPDEHLVLKTTFEGLIQKCLAVATDPQTKRKLDDANKRLEALYDKLREQTLSPAIVGGLHNMARSVEARSYTEGLSIHTHIVSNSNFSETSAFMPVLKVVLTQANKLGV is encoded by the exons ATGAAACTTAAAGAGATCAACCGCACAGCCATCCAGAGCTGGAGCCCTGCACAGCACCACCCCATCTACCTAGCAACAG GAACATCAGCCCAGCAGCTGGATGCCTCCTTCAGCACCAATGCCTCCTTGGAATTTTTCGAGCTGGACTTGACTGAGCCATCTCTGGACATGAAGTCGTGTGGCagcctctcctcctctcacag ATACCACAAACTGGTGTGGGCTCCCTATGGAATGGACGACCAAAGTCACCCCTCTGGGGTCCTCATTGCAGGCGGCGAGAACGGCAACGTCATCCTGTACGACTCTGCAAAAATCATGGCTGGAGAGACCGACGTGATCATTGCTGAGAGTGACAAGCACACAGGGCCAGTGAGAGCTCTCGACGTCAACCCCTTCCAG ACAAACCTGGTTGCATCAGGTGGGAACGAGTCTGAAATCTACATCTGGGACATGAACAACTTTGGCTCTCCAATGACACCAGGCCCTAAAACTCAG cCTGTTGAAGACGTCAGCTGTGTGTCGTGGAACAGACAGGTCCAACACATCCTGGCCTCTGCCTGTCCGAGTGGCCGAGCCTCAGTGTGGGACCTCCGCAAGAATGACCTCATCATTAAAGTCAGCGACCACAGCAACAGA ATGCATTGCTCCGGTCTGGCTTGGAACCCAGAGGTGGCCACTCAGCTGGTCTTGTCGTCGGAGGACGATCGGATGCCAGTCATCCAGATGTGGGACTTACGTTTTGCTACTTCTCCTTTCAAGATTCTAGAGAACCACACACG GGGCGTCCTGGCCATTGCCTGGAGCTTGGCTGATCCGGAGCTGCTCCTGAGCTGCGGGAAGGACAACAGGATTCTGTGCTGGAATCCAAACACAGCAGAG GTGCTGTATGAGTTGCCCACCAGCAATCAGTGGTGCTTTGACATCCAGTGGTGTCCCAGGAACCCCGCGGTGCTGTCGGCTGCAAGCTTCGACGGACACATTAACATCTACTCCATTATGGGAGGCACCAACCAGGCGCAGAGCCAGAGACACGCTGACCAG ATTAGCAACTCGTTTGGGAACATGGATCCTTTTGGGACAGGACAAACTTTGCCCCCGCTGCAGCTGCCCCAGACTCCTGCCCCGCCAGCTACAGTCAACCCCCTGAAGAAGCCACCCAAGTGGATCCGCAGACCTGTAGGAGCCTCGTTTGCT TTTGGTGGGAAGCTGGTGTCTTTGGAGAACCCAAAGCCGAACCCACAGCAGCCTCAGCAGCCCGCTTCACATGTCGTGCACGTCAGCCAGGTCATCACAGAAACAGCCTTTCTGAAGCGCTCCGATCAGCTGCAGGCCACTCTGAGTGCAGGCAGCTTTGTGGGTTTCTGCCAGGGAAAGATCGATGCAGCTGGAAATGAGTTTGAAAAAACTCTTTGGTCTTTCCTCAAG gcCAATTTTGAAAGTGATATCCGAAGCAAGTACCTGGAACTTCTGGGGTACAACAAAGAGGAGCTAGCCTTAAAG ATATCCGCAGCACTAGAAGAAAAGCCTGCTGTCCCTCCGCAG GTGGAGGTTCCTGCTCCAGTCTGCCTGCAGCCTTTACCCGACATCAGCCTCATGCCGCCTACTGACACACCCGAGGCAGCGTTCGACATGATCGCTGCAGCAGTGGTGCCGCCTGTGGACAATCCTGAGGCAGCGTTCGACATGATTGCAGCGACAAACCTTCAGCCTGCTATGGCCACGATGGAAATAGACTCCATTCTCGAGCCTAAAGAGCCAGCAGCAGATCCAGAGGACGCTCCTACCAGCGATCCGGAAGAAAATGTGGACCAGGTTCTTCCAGAGGAGGAAGCAGTGGAAGAGGAGATCCCCttggaggatgaggagg AGGAGATGGCAGCACCAGTGGAGGAGGAGCGGAGTCCTCCTGAGACCTCAGCTCCAGCTCCCTCCCCAGCTCAAGCTCCATGTCAAACTCCAGCCCCAGCCCCTCCAGATGGAGTCAGTCTCAGCATCAGTCAAG ATGTAGACGGGCTGATAACGCAGGCCCTGCTGACCGGAGACTTTGAGGGAGCTGTGGAGCTCTGTCTCCATGACAACCGGATGGCAGACAGCATCATCCTGGCCATCGCCGGGGGGGTCGAGCTCCTACAGAAAACCCAGAAgaagtattttacaaaaacgcACAGCAAGATAACAAAG CTGATCAGTGCAGTGGTGATGAAAGACTGGCATGACATCCTGAAGACATGTGACCTGCAGAACTGGAAGGAGGCGCTGGCCGCGGTTATGACCTACGCTCAGCCCGAGGAGTTCTCTGCCCTCTGTG ACCTTCTCGGGGGCAGACTTGAGGCAGCAGAGGACGCCCAACTCCGAGCCCAGGCCTGTCTGTGTTACATCTGTGCTGGAAACGTGGAGAAACTTGTGTCTTGCTGGACCAGAGCACAAGATGGCCACTGTCCACTCTCTCTCCAG GACCTGGTGGAGAAGGTGGTGGTGCTGCGGCGTGCAGTGGAGCAAACCCAGCGCTCTGGGCCCACTGCTATTGGCATCCTGCTGGCCGAGAAGATGAGCCAATATGCCAACCTGCTGGCCTCCCAGGGCAGCCTGTCCACCGCCATCACCTACCTGCCTGACAACACCAACCAG GTTTCCGTACAGCAGCTCCGTGACCGACTCAGTCGGGCTCTGGGGCAGCAAGCGGCGCCCGCTTCTGCAGCTCCGGTACCAATCCAAAGAGCTCAGCCTCAGCCACCTGCCCCGACTCAGACGCAGCACGCCTCAGCCCGGCCCCAGCATACGTTCACTCCGATCCAGCCCGCCATGGTGCCTCAGCCCACTGCAGCAGCTCCGGTGCCCATGCCGAAGCCGGCCGCCTCGGCCCCTGCACAGCCACAGTATTACCAGCCT gtgGAGCCTCCAGGCCCCGTGTATGGGATGCAACCGTCCTGCACAGCTGCTCCACCTCCACCCTCCTCCACTCCTGGGTACATGTACTCCCAACAGTACCAGC CCTACCCCCAGGTCAGCCAGTATCCACCTGGAGCTGGGGGGGCGTCTACCTATTATCCTCCTCAGTACTCCTCCGCTGATGCTCCTCCTGCAGAGCCCCCCGGTTTTCTTTCTCAGTACACACAACCAGCATCTCCGGTCTATCCCGGGCAACCTCCCATCCACCAATGCCtgccctcctcttcttcctctcatcCTCCTTTCTTTCCCACCGCCGCCTCCTCCTTTTCTGCTCCTCCCTCCTCCGGAGCGTCTTTCCAGCATGGCGGGCCGGGATCTCCTGTGTCTCTTCCTCCACCGAGTGGAGTCTCAG gGCCTCAGAATGGCTGGAATGATCCTCCAGCACTGAACAGACCATCAAAGAAGAAG CCGGCTCCAATGAACTACGCCCCTCCTGCTCCCATCATGGCTCCGCTGGGCGCTGACCCCCAGGCCCAGCAAGGGCTCTCTGGGCCCCCTCAGGCCATGGGCCCACATGGAGCCCAGGTCCCCTACTCAGgcatgcagcagcagctctccCCGCCAACCATGAACCCCACAATGCCCAAGACCAGCATGGAGGGGGCACCAGGAGCGCCCACCGGAGATGTTATACAG ACTCTGCAGTCCATCCCTGCTGAGAAGATCATGAAGAAGCCCATCCCCGATGAGCACCTGGTTCTGAAGACCACATTTGAGGGACTCATCCAGAAGTGCTTGGCTGTAGCTACCGACCCT CAAACCAAGAGAAAGCTTGATGATGCCAACAAACGTCTGGAAGCACTCTACGACAAACTTAGAGAGCAGACA CTCTCTCCCGCCATTGTTGGAGGACTTCATAACATGGCCAGGAGTGTCGAGGCGCGGTCCTACACAGAGGGCCTCAGCATCCACACCCACATAGTCAGTAACAGCAACTTCAGCGAGACGTCGGCGTTCATGCCCGTGCTCAAGGTGGTGCTGACGCAAGCCAACAAACTCGGCGTGTGA